Part of the Mycolicibacterium mengxianglii genome is shown below.
GCGCGTCACGATGCCGCGCGGCGAGTTCCTCGGCGAGCACGACAGCGCGGTCGACGTCGAGATCGACGACGGTCAGGTGCTCGGCGCCCAGATCCAGGAGCGCATGTCCGACGGCCGCACCCGCTCCCCCGGCTCCCAGCAGCACCACGTTGGTGGTGACGGCGCCGGGCAGACCTTCGACGAATCCCCTGCCGAACCCCGGCGCGTCGGTGTTGTAGCCGACGGTGCGGTCGCAGTGCCCCTCCCCCGATGGCTGCGCTCCTGCATGCGGTTCGAAGACCACGGTGTTCACCGCGCCTAGCGCGGCCGCGTCGTCATCGAGTGCGTCTAGATGTGGAATCACCAGCTGCTTGCACGGGTGCGTGATGTTGAGCGCGTTGAAGCCGAGAGTGCGCGCCCAGGTCAGGATCTCCCCGATCCGGTCGGGGGCGAGGCCGACGGCGTTGAGGTCGATGGCGCGGTAAACGTAGTCGAGCCCGTTGGCGCGGCCCTCGGCCATGTGCAGCGCCGGGGTCAGCGACGGACCCACACCCTGTCCGACGAGACCGACCAGATACGGGCTGGGAGACACCGGCCACCGTCCTACTCAATGTACTAACTAGTACGTTCGCAATTGAGTACAGCACTGTGACCTACGTCTCGTCAAGCAATTTCTGTGAGCTGGGCCGTCAGGTGGCGGTCAGCCAGCCGACAACGACGTCGCCGATCATGCGGCGGAGGTGGGCTCTGCGCATCACCTCGGTCAAGTC
Proteins encoded:
- a CDS encoding shikimate dehydrogenase encodes the protein MSPSPYLVGLVGQGVGPSLTPALHMAEGRANGLDYVYRAIDLNAVGLAPDRIGEILTWARTLGFNALNITHPCKQLVIPHLDALDDDAAALGAVNTVVFEPHAGAQPSGEGHCDRTVGYNTDAPGFGRGFVEGLPGAVTTNVVLLGAGGAGAAVGHALLDLGAEHLTVVDLDVDRAVVLAEELAARHRDARVDASAFDKLSILLPHSDGVVHCTPTGMADHPGMPFDAALLHPGLWVADIVYRPLDTALLTAARRAGCRTLDGGYMAVHQASIAFELITGITPDTGRMSRHFRTLAEQSAMQTPLQRGM